A genome region from Actinobacillus arthritidis includes the following:
- the mglC gene encoding galactose/methyl galactoside ABC transporter permease MglC has protein sequence MSALKQNRTMDFFKQNAIYFVLLILLIVIIAQDPSFLSLRNFSNILSQSSVRLIIALGVAGLIVTQGTDLSAGRQVGLVAVITATLMQSMENMNRVFPDLAEIPIPVVILAVCAIGAVIGLLNGFVIAYLNVTPFIATMGTMIIVYGINSLYYDAVGGSPIAGFSDSFSTFAQGFFRFGDFKLSYITIYAVIATLIMWTLWNKTRFGKNIFAIGGNPEAARVSGVNVPLNLMGIYMLSGVFYAFGGMLEAGRIGSATNNLGFMYEMDAIAACVVGGVSFAGGVGTIIGVVTGVIIFTVINYGLTYIGVNPYWQYIIKGGIIVLAVAIDSLKYAKKK, from the coding sequence ATGTCCGCTTTAAAACAAAATCGCACGATGGATTTTTTTAAGCAAAATGCGATTTACTTTGTATTATTAATTCTTTTAATTGTCATTATTGCACAAGATCCAAGTTTCTTAAGTTTACGTAACTTCAGTAATATTTTATCGCAATCTTCCGTGCGTTTAATTATCGCATTAGGGGTTGCTGGTTTAATTGTAACGCAAGGTACCGACTTATCTGCCGGTCGTCAGGTGGGCCTGGTCGCGGTGATTACCGCAACCTTAATGCAATCCATGGAAAATATGAACCGAGTATTCCCCGATTTAGCTGAAATTCCGATTCCTGTGGTGATTCTTGCCGTATGTGCTATCGGTGCGGTTATCGGCTTATTAAACGGTTTTGTCATTGCTTATTTAAACGTTACACCATTTATCGCCACCATGGGTACAATGATTATCGTCTATGGTATCAACTCACTCTATTATGATGCGGTAGGTGGTTCACCGATTGCCGGCTTTAGCGACAGCTTCTCTACTTTTGCTCAAGGCTTCTTCCGCTTCGGTGATTTTAAACTCTCTTATATTACAATTTATGCTGTAATCGCTACGTTAATTATGTGGACGCTTTGGAATAAAACCCGTTTCGGTAAAAACATTTTTGCAATCGGCGGTAATCCGGAAGCGGCTCGTGTTTCAGGGGTAAACGTACCGCTTAACTTAATGGGTATTTATATGTTATCCGGTGTATTCTATGCGTTTGGCGGTATGTTAGAAGCAGGTCGTATCGGTTCGGCAACCAATAACCTCGGCTTTATGTATGAAATGGATGCAATTGCGGCTTGCGTCGTGGGCGGCGTTTCATTTGCCGGTGGGGTTGGTACGATTATCGGTGTGGTGACGGGGGTAATTATCTTTACCGTTATCAACTATGGTTTAACCTATATCGGTGTAAACCCATACTGGCAATATATTATTAAAGGCGGCATTATCGTGCTTGCTGTTGCGATTGACTCACTCAAATACGCGAAGAAAAAATAA
- the mglA gene encoding galactose/methyl galactoside ABC transporter ATP-binding protein MglA, whose translation MTSEVLLTMTNVSKSFPGVKALDKANLTVKSHSVHALMGENGAGKSTLLKCLFGIYAKDEGEILFLGKPVNFKTSKEALENGISMVHQELNLVKQVSVMDNLWLGRYPLKGPFVDHDKMYRDTKAIFDELDIDVDPRDKVAKLSVSQMQMIEIAKAFSYNAKIVIMDEPTSSLSEKEVEHLFKIIQKLKDRGCGIIYISHKMDEIFKICDEITILRDGKWVNTVAIKDTSMEQIVSMMVGRELTQRFPEKTNTPKETVLVVEHLTAKNQPSIQDVSFELRKGEVLGIAGLVGAKRTDIVETIFGVREKSSGTITLNGKAVNNRNAFEAINNGFALVTEERRSTGIYANLSIEFNSLISNMKSYLGKFGLLSNKKMKSDTQWVIDAMNVKTPSHQTSIGSLSGGNQQKVIIGRWLLTQPEILMLDEPTRGIDIGAKFEIYQLILDLANKDKGIIMISSEMPELLGVTDRILVMSNGKVAGIVETAETSQEEILRLGAKYL comes from the coding sequence ATGACAAGTGAAGTACTGCTCACAATGACAAATGTTAGTAAATCCTTTCCCGGCGTAAAAGCATTGGATAAAGCTAACTTAACCGTAAAATCCCATAGCGTACACGCCTTAATGGGCGAAAATGGTGCGGGTAAATCTACCTTGCTCAAATGTTTATTCGGGATTTATGCCAAGGATGAAGGCGAAATTTTATTTTTAGGCAAACCGGTTAACTTTAAAACCTCAAAAGAAGCACTTGAAAACGGGATTTCAATGGTTCACCAAGAGTTAAACCTCGTAAAACAAGTGAGTGTAATGGATAATCTTTGGCTTGGTCGTTATCCATTAAAAGGACCGTTTGTCGATCATGATAAAATGTATCGTGATACTAAAGCGATTTTTGATGAATTGGATATTGATGTTGATCCGCGTGATAAAGTGGCGAAATTATCCGTATCACAAATGCAGATGATTGAAATTGCTAAAGCCTTCTCGTACAACGCCAAAATTGTGATTATGGATGAACCAACTTCTTCGCTTTCTGAAAAAGAAGTTGAACATTTATTTAAAATCATCCAAAAATTAAAAGATCGTGGATGCGGTATTATTTATATTTCGCACAAAATGGACGAAATTTTCAAAATTTGTGACGAAATTACTATCTTGCGTGACGGTAAATGGGTAAACACCGTTGCAATTAAAGATACCTCAATGGAACAAATCGTTTCAATGATGGTAGGTCGTGAATTGACCCAACGTTTCCCGGAAAAAACTAATACACCGAAAGAAACCGTACTCGTGGTAGAACATTTAACCGCTAAAAATCAGCCGTCTATTCAAGATGTGAGTTTTGAACTACGGAAGGGTGAAGTGTTAGGGATTGCTGGATTAGTTGGTGCCAAACGTACCGATATTGTCGAAACCATTTTTGGCGTGCGTGAAAAATCCAGCGGCACTATTACCTTAAACGGTAAAGCGGTAAACAACCGTAATGCATTTGAAGCAATCAATAATGGTTTTGCATTAGTGACTGAAGAACGCCGCTCAACCGGTATCTATGCAAACTTAAGTATCGAATTTAACTCATTGATTTCAAATATGAAATCTTACTTAGGTAAATTTGGCTTACTCAGTAATAAAAAAATGAAAAGTGATACCCAATGGGTAATTGATGCGATGAATGTAAAAACGCCATCTCATCAAACCAGTATCGGCTCACTTTCCGGTGGTAACCAACAAAAAGTAATTATCGGCCGTTGGCTATTAACCCAGCCGGAAATCTTGATGTTGGACGAACCAACCCGAGGCATTGATATTGGTGCAAAATTTGAAATCTACCAATTAATTCTCGATTTAGCCAATAAAGATAAAGGCATCATAATGATTTCGTCAGAAATGCCGGAATTATTAGGGGTGACCGACCGAATTTTAGTGATGAGTAACGGGAAAGTGGCGGGCATTGTTGAAACCGCTGAAACTTCTCAAGAAGAAATCTTGCGACTCGGCGCAAAATATTTATAA
- the mglB gene encoding galactose/glucose ABC transporter substrate-binding protein MglB has protein sequence MKKTVLSTLALAIALGAGISTAQAETRIGVTIYKYDDNFMALMRKEIDKEANQLKDVKLLMNDSQNTQSIQNDQVDVLLSKGVKALAINLVDPSASKTIIDKAKSEDLPIVFFNKDPGAKAIASYDKAYYVGTDPKESGLIQGDLIAKQWKANPALDLNKDGKVQYALLKGEPGHPDAEARTKYVVEGLAAQGIQSEQIFMDAALWDARQAKDKVDAWLSSGKAKDIEMIISNNDGMALGALEATKAHGRKLPIFGVDALPEALQLIKKGELAGTVLNDLAGQGQAVVQLVANLADGKVANEGTNWKIEERVVRIPYVGVDKDNLDKFLK, from the coding sequence ATGAAAAAAACCGTCTTAAGCACATTAGCATTAGCGATTGCGTTAGGTGCAGGTATCAGCACAGCACAAGCTGAAACACGTATCGGTGTAACTATCTATAAATATGACGATAACTTTATGGCGTTAATGCGTAAAGAAATTGATAAAGAAGCGAATCAATTAAAAGATGTGAAGTTATTAATGAATGACTCACAAAATACCCAATCTATTCAAAATGACCAAGTTGACGTATTACTCTCTAAAGGCGTAAAAGCATTAGCAATTAACTTAGTTGACCCTTCAGCATCAAAAACTATTATTGATAAAGCAAAAAGCGAAGATTTACCAATCGTATTCTTTAATAAAGACCCGGGTGCAAAAGCGATTGCAAGCTATGACAAGGCCTATTACGTAGGTACTGATCCGAAAGAATCCGGTTTAATCCAAGGCGACTTAATTGCAAAACAATGGAAAGCAAATCCGGCATTAGATTTAAATAAAGACGGTAAAGTACAATATGCGTTATTAAAAGGCGAACCGGGTCACCCTGATGCGGAAGCTCGTACTAAATACGTAGTAGAAGGTTTAGCGGCACAAGGTATCCAAAGCGAACAAATCTTTATGGATGCGGCATTGTGGGATGCAAGACAAGCAAAAGATAAAGTGGATGCTTGGTTATCAAGCGGTAAAGCTAAAGATATTGAAATGATTATCTCAAATAACGACGGTATGGCATTAGGTGCATTAGAAGCAACTAAAGCACATGGTCGTAAATTACCAATCTTTGGTGTGGACGCATTACCTGAAGCATTACAGTTAATTAAAAAAGGTGAATTAGCTGGTACGGTACTTAATGATCTTGCTGGTCAAGGTCAAGCTGTGGTGCAATTAGTCGCAAACCTTGCAGACGGTAAGGTCGCTAACGAAGGTACAAACTGGAAAATTGAGGAACGTGTCGTACGTATTCCTTATGTTGGCGTAGATAAAGATAATTTAGATAAATTCTTAAAATAA
- the ompA gene encoding porin OmpA produces MKKTVIALAVSGLALASVAQATPQQNTFYAGAKAGWATLHEGVRQFNHKYENDARYQNGKRDAGINRNSVTYGVFGGYQILNQNNFGLATELGYDFYGRARGNQDEGKHTTYRHSAHGLNLALKPSYEVLPNLDVYGKVGVAVVRNDYKFSEVNTGKDEAEKYHKLKASTILGAGVEYAITPELAARVEYQYLNKAGNLNKAIERTGNGAKNPVDQYAPDIHSVSAGLSYRFGQGLAPVEAAPEVVTKNFAFSSDVLFAFGKSNLKPAAAAALDATNTEIANLGLATPAIQVNGYTDRIGKEASNLKLSQRRAETVANYLVSKGQNPANVTAVGYGEANPVTGATCDAVKGRKALIACLAPDRRVEVQVQGAKNVTM; encoded by the coding sequence ATGAAAAAAACAGTAATTGCATTAGCAGTATCTGGCTTAGCATTAGCTTCAGTAGCTCAAGCGACTCCACAACAAAACACTTTCTACGCTGGTGCTAAAGCAGGTTGGGCAACACTTCACGAAGGTGTTCGTCAATTCAACCACAAATATGAAAATGATGCTCGTTACCAAAATGGTAAAAGAGATGCTGGTATCAACCGCAACTCTGTAACTTACGGTGTATTCGGTGGTTACCAAATCTTAAACCAAAACAACTTTGGTTTAGCGACTGAATTAGGTTACGATTTCTACGGTCGTGCTCGTGGTAACCAAGATGAAGGTAAACACACTACATACCGTCACTCTGCTCACGGTTTAAACTTAGCATTAAAACCAAGCTACGAAGTATTACCTAACTTAGACGTTTACGGTAAAGTTGGTGTTGCTGTTGTTCGTAACGACTACAAATTCTCAGAAGTAAATACAGGTAAAGACGAAGCTGAAAAATACCACAAATTAAAAGCATCTACAATTTTAGGTGCTGGTGTTGAATACGCAATTACTCCAGAATTAGCGGCTCGTGTTGAATATCAATACTTAAACAAAGCTGGTAACTTAAACAAAGCTATCGAGCGTACAGGTAACGGTGCAAAAAATCCAGTTGACCAATATGCTCCAGATATCCATTCTGTATCTGCAGGTTTAAGTTACCGTTTCGGTCAAGGTCTTGCTCCAGTTGAAGCGGCTCCAGAAGTTGTAACTAAAAACTTCGCATTCAGCTCTGATGTATTATTCGCATTCGGTAAATCAAACTTAAAACCAGCGGCAGCAGCAGCTTTAGATGCGACTAACACTGAAATCGCTAACTTAGGTTTAGCAACTCCAGCTATCCAAGTTAACGGTTACACAGACCGTATCGGTAAAGAAGCTTCAAACTTAAAACTTTCACAACGTCGTGCTGAAACAGTAGCTAACTACTTAGTTTCTAAAGGTCAAAACCCTGCAAACGTAACTGCAGTAGGTTACGGTGAAGCAAACCCTGTAACTGGTGCAACATGTGACGCAGTTAAAGGCCGTAAAGCGTTAATCGCTTGTTTAGCACCGGATCGTCGTGTTGAAGTTCAAGTACAAGGTGCTAAAAACGTAACTATGTAA
- the ydiJ gene encoding D-2-hydroxyglutarate dehydrogenase YdiJ: MLPQLSKIPDLNPTVILFLEELKQQHFNGDIASSYADRLSLATDNSVYQQLPQAILFPKSVSDVVILTKLAQRPHFQHLTFTPRGGGTGTNGQSLNNNIIVDLSRHLNQILELNVEERWVRVQAGVVKDQLNQFLKPHGLFFSPELSTSNRATLGGMINTDASGQGSLQYGKTSDHVLAIKSVLMNGEVLETQAVKSCDFLAEIDRLNLTATGKQLHREIFSRCRELRPTVLAELPQLNRFLTGYDLKNVFNADESEFNLTRILTGSEGSLAFICEAKLNLLPPKFRTLINIKYNSFDAALRSAPFMLQANALSVETVDSKVLNLAKQDIIWHSVSDLLTEEPNNPILGINIVEYAGSDQTLIEQQVADLIKALDKKLADSTSGIIGYQICNDIASIEKIYAMRKKAVGLLGNAKGWAKPIAFVEDTCVPPEHLADYIAEFRQLLDDHGLQYGMFGHVDAGVLHVRPALDLTDRAQVKKFKAISDQVVELTAKYGGLIWGEHGKGMRSVYGEKFFGETLWRELRYIKQLFDPQNRLNPGKICTPLENNAALYPIDSSMRADFDRQIPIQVREEFKGAMNCNGNGLCFNFDVHSTMCPSMKVSGNRLYSPKGRATLIREWLRLLAEQNVSPDDLIFKPRKQAVKLTDFVAKIRNTLNKQKEYDFSHEVKAAMDTCLACKACASQCPIKIDVPTFRSQFNELYHSRYLRPAKDYLVSNLEFVAPMMAKAPKFFNFFSRTKLAETVANKTIGMTYLPALSVPNLQQQLVEIGYQGVTLEALESQASGQKSAEFCKTVLVVQDPFTSFYDAKVVSDFVRLPQKLGFRPVVSPFKPSGKAQHIKGFLSKFAKTARNQAEFLNRVAQLGLPMVAVDPALTLVYRDEYRDILKARRGDFKVQLAHEWLRDVIQAGELEHCKKSVNSDRLHWHLFAHCAEATELPNAPKEWQAIFAHFGEQLVNENVGCCGMAGTFGHEIKHLEMSTAIYQQSWQIKLKNKPLERCLATGYSCRSQVKRFEHYSVKHPIQALLEVV, from the coding sequence ATGCTACCACAACTCTCAAAAATTCCTGATTTGAATCCGACGGTTATTCTTTTTCTAGAGGAACTCAAACAACAACATTTTAACGGCGATATCGCATCCAGTTATGCAGATCGCCTTTCTTTAGCCACTGATAATAGCGTTTACCAACAGTTACCGCAGGCGATTTTATTTCCTAAATCGGTTTCAGATGTGGTGATTTTAACGAAATTGGCACAACGTCCGCATTTTCAACATCTGACTTTTACCCCTCGTGGTGGCGGTACTGGCACGAACGGGCAATCTCTGAATAACAATATTATTGTCGATCTCTCTCGCCACCTGAATCAAATCCTCGAATTAAATGTAGAAGAACGTTGGGTGCGAGTACAAGCCGGTGTGGTCAAAGATCAACTTAACCAATTCTTAAAACCGCACGGATTATTTTTCTCACCGGAGCTGTCCACCAGCAACCGTGCGACCTTAGGCGGTATGATCAATACGGACGCTTCCGGGCAAGGCTCGCTCCAATACGGCAAAACCTCTGATCATGTTTTAGCGATCAAATCGGTATTGATGAACGGCGAAGTGTTAGAAACACAAGCAGTTAAATCTTGCGATTTTTTGGCAGAAATCGACCGTTTGAATCTAACCGCTACAGGTAAACAGCTCCACCGTGAAATTTTTAGCCGTTGTCGTGAGTTACGTCCGACCGTCCTTGCCGAGTTGCCGCAACTCAATCGCTTTTTAACCGGCTACGATTTAAAAAATGTATTTAATGCAGACGAAAGTGAGTTTAACCTCACCCGTATTCTAACCGGCTCAGAAGGCTCGCTTGCTTTTATTTGTGAGGCGAAGCTTAATTTACTGCCGCCGAAATTCCGTACTTTAATTAACATTAAATATAATTCGTTTGATGCGGCATTGCGTTCTGCACCGTTTATGCTTCAAGCTAATGCACTGTCGGTTGAAACAGTCGATTCTAAAGTGCTGAACTTGGCTAAACAGGACATTATTTGGCATTCGGTATCCGATTTATTGACCGAAGAACCGAATAACCCGATTCTCGGCATTAATATTGTGGAATATGCCGGTAGCGATCAGACACTAATAGAACAACAAGTCGCAGACCTCATTAAAGCGTTAGATAAAAAACTGGCGGATTCAACTAGCGGTATTATTGGTTATCAAATTTGCAACGATATTGCCTCCATCGAAAAAATTTATGCTATGCGTAAAAAAGCAGTCGGTTTATTGGGTAATGCTAAAGGCTGGGCGAAGCCGATTGCGTTTGTGGAAGACACTTGCGTACCGCCGGAGCATCTTGCCGATTACATCGCCGAGTTCCGCCAATTATTAGATGATCACGGTTTGCAATACGGTATGTTCGGTCACGTGGATGCCGGTGTGCTACATGTTCGCCCCGCATTAGATTTAACCGACCGCGCGCAAGTAAAAAAATTTAAGGCGATTTCCGATCAAGTGGTTGAGCTTACCGCAAAATACGGCGGTTTGATTTGGGGTGAACACGGCAAAGGTATGCGTTCGGTGTATGGCGAGAAATTCTTTGGCGAAACATTATGGCGAGAATTACGTTATATCAAACAGCTGTTTGACCCGCAAAATCGCTTGAATCCGGGCAAAATCTGTACTCCGTTGGAGAACAATGCGGCACTTTACCCGATCGACTCGTCAATGCGTGCCGATTTTGATCGCCAAATTCCAATTCAAGTGCGTGAAGAATTTAAAGGGGCGATGAACTGTAACGGTAACGGGCTGTGCTTTAACTTTGATGTACATAGTACGATGTGTCCATCAATGAAAGTATCGGGTAACCGCCTTTATTCACCGAAAGGGCGTGCGACTTTGATTCGAGAATGGCTCAGATTACTTGCCGAACAAAACGTATCGCCGGACGATTTGATCTTTAAACCGCGTAAACAAGCGGTCAAATTAACCGATTTTGTTGCAAAAATCCGCAACACGCTGAATAAACAGAAAGAATACGATTTTTCGCACGAAGTGAAAGCGGCAATGGATACTTGCCTTGCATGTAAAGCTTGTGCCAGCCAATGCCCGATTAAAATTGATGTGCCGACTTTCAGATCGCAGTTTAATGAGCTGTACCATAGCCGTTATTTGCGTCCAGCGAAAGATTATCTGGTTTCCAATCTTGAATTTGTTGCGCCGATGATGGCGAAAGCACCGAAGTTTTTTAACTTTTTCAGTCGCACCAAATTAGCGGAAACGGTGGCAAACAAAACGATCGGAATGACGTATTTACCGGCACTTTCTGTACCGAATTTACAACAACAGTTGGTAGAAATCGGCTATCAGGGCGTGACCTTAGAGGCTTTGGAATCACAAGCAAGCGGTCAAAAATCAGCGGAATTTTGCAAAACCGTGTTGGTAGTGCAAGATCCGTTCACGTCATTCTATGATGCGAAAGTAGTGTCGGATTTTGTTCGATTGCCGCAAAAACTTGGTTTTCGCCCAGTGGTGTCGCCGTTTAAACCGAGCGGTAAAGCACAACATATTAAAGGCTTTTTAAGCAAGTTTGCTAAAACTGCACGCAATCAGGCGGAATTTCTCAACCGTGTTGCTCAACTCGGCTTACCGATGGTGGCGGTAGATCCTGCTCTGACCTTAGTTTACCGTGACGAATATCGTGATATCTTAAAAGCGAGACGTGGTGATTTTAAAGTGCAACTGGCTCACGAATGGCTACGAGATGTGATTCAAGCCGGTGAACTGGAGCATTGCAAAAAATCAGTAAATTCCGACCGCTTGCACTGGCATTTATTCGCACACTGTGCCGAAGCGACCGAATTGCCGAATGCACCGAAAGAGTGGCAAGCGATTTTTGCTCATTTCGGTGAACAGTTGGTAAATGAAAATGTCGGTTGTTGCGGTATGGCGGGCACGTTCGGACACGAAATCAAACACCTTGAAATGTCGACGGCGATTTATCAGCAATCGTGGCAAATTAAATTGAAAAATAAACCGCTTGAGCGTTGCTTAGCGACCGGCTATTCCTGCCGTTCGCAAGTAAAACGTTTTGAGCATTATTCGGTTAAACACCCGATTCAGGCATTGCTTGAGGTGGTGTAG
- a CDS encoding hotdog fold thioesterase — MTIWKQTATCEQLNELSQKSAVAHLGIEFTAIGEDLIEARLMVDERTQQPFGVLHGGVSVALAETTANAGALMVCEAHQIAVGMELNISHLKSVPAGTKAIARANPLKLGREVQVWNIEIKDEQGNLCAVARLSTKTLDKR, encoded by the coding sequence ATGACCATTTGGAAGCAAACAGCAACTTGTGAACAATTAAATGAATTAAGCCAAAAATCGGCGGTAGCACACCTAGGTATCGAATTTACCGCAATCGGTGAAGATTTGATTGAAGCGCGACTTATGGTGGATGAGCGTACTCAACAACCGTTCGGTGTATTGCATGGCGGCGTGTCGGTCGCTTTAGCGGAAACTACTGCCAATGCCGGTGCGTTAATGGTGTGTGAAGCACATCAAATTGCGGTCGGAATGGAACTGAATATCAGCCATTTAAAATCAGTACCAGCAGGTACAAAGGCAATTGCCCGTGCCAATCCGCTTAAATTAGGACGTGAAGTGCAGGTGTGGAATATCGAGATTAAAGACGAACAAGGCAATCTGTGTGCAGTGGCTCGTCTTTCGACTAAAACTTTAGATAAACGTTAG
- a CDS encoding DMT family transporter, with amino-acid sequence MGALLGVPYIVIMVLAVGKIGTAVATVAVIFGQLAMSLLIDTFGWFHNEAIAFSIPRLLAVICLGIALYFIYQSNRQTAE; translated from the coding sequence ATGGGCGCATTGCTTGGTGTACCTTATATCGTGATTATGGTACTTGCGGTGGGTAAAATCGGCACGGCTGTGGCAACCGTGGCGGTGATTTTCGGGCAATTAGCAATGAGCTTACTGATTGATACCTTCGGTTGGTTTCATAATGAAGCGATTGCCTTTTCAATCCCTCGCTTATTAGCGGTGATTTGTTTAGGTATTGCCCTCTATTTTATCTACCAAAGTAACCGACAAACGGCTGAATAA
- a CDS encoding DMT family transporter, whose product MIFIMLCLALLGGVALAIQASVNGKLGAQVGVFKSAFLTFSVGALVTGLLVFFFEPKHELTLFDVPKWRTHGRIAWCTLYRDYGTCGG is encoded by the coding sequence ATGATTTTCATCATGTTATGTTTAGCCTTACTGGGTGGAGTCGCATTAGCAATTCAGGCAAGTGTAAACGGCAAATTAGGTGCACAGGTAGGCGTATTTAAAAGTGCGTTTTTGACCTTCTCAGTCGGGGCATTAGTCACTGGTTTATTGGTGTTCTTCTTCGAGCCAAAGCATGAATTAACCTTATTTGACGTGCCAAAATGGCGTACTCATGGGCGCATTGCTTGGTGTACCTTATATCGTGATTATGGTACTTGCGGTGGGTAA
- a CDS encoding LysR substrate-binding domain-containing protein: protein MHDKHCLVHGHLRVDMPMLFAEQLFIPKLPDFYQRYPQIKLTLGISDRAVNIAQDGVDCVIRIGEVYDQTLIGRKFADFDFVTCASPAYLAEYGVPQTPSELEDHRLIGYFSDINGTRPLCFPQMEINQFHYSANGANGIVAMLKAGLGIGQPLRALVQTWLDNGELVEILTDYPRPSLPAYLLTHERKQSARLRAFSDWVWEQFAHSS, encoded by the coding sequence ATGCACGATAAACATTGTTTGGTACACGGGCATTTACGGGTGGATATGCCGATGCTGTTTGCCGAGCAACTTTTTATTCCGAAATTACCTGATTTTTATCAGCGTTATCCGCAAATTAAACTGACATTAGGCATTAGCGATCGGGCGGTGAATATTGCTCAAGACGGGGTGGATTGTGTGATTCGGATCGGCGAAGTATATGATCAAACGTTAATTGGGCGAAAATTTGCCGATTTTGACTTTGTGACCTGTGCTTCACCTGCCTATCTAGCCGAATACGGTGTACCGCAAACACCGAGTGAATTGGAAGATCATCGCCTAATCGGGTATTTTTCCGATATAAACGGCACGCGACCTTTATGTTTTCCGCAAATGGAAATAAATCAATTTCACTATTCAGCAAATGGAGCGAACGGGATTGTCGCAATGTTAAAAGCTGGTTTGGGTATCGGACAACCGTTACGTGCTTTGGTACAAACTTGGCTGGATAACGGTGAATTGGTTGAAATTTTAACCGATTACCCACGCCCGAGTTTGCCGGCTTATTTATTGACGCACGAACGTAAACAAAGTGCAAGATTACGTGCATTTAGCGATTGGGTATGGGAACAGTTTGCTCATTCGTCATAA